One Vallitalea pronyensis genomic region harbors:
- a CDS encoding zinc ribbon domain-containing protein, which yields MGIIVKDKKTHRKYILLGTGFAAYKAVRPSLLGGNFFPHEEEGTIATVAVCDAQGNILWVDSNNLQVIEVDGIKITEMGLGKNEYCPACGSPVDENEKYCNDCGLTLIAD from the coding sequence ATGGGTATTATTGTTAAAGATAAAAAGACGCATAGAAAATATATCTTATTAGGAACTGGATTTGCAGCATATAAAGCTGTACGTCCAAGTTTACTTGGTGGTAACTTTTTTCCACATGAAGAGGAAGGGACTATTGCAACGGTAGCAGTGTGTGATGCTCAAGGAAATATTCTTTGGGTTGATTCAAATAATTTACAAGTTATAGAAGTAGACGGAATCAAGATAACAGAAATGGGTTTAGGTAAAAATGAATATTGTCCAGCATGTGGGTCACCCGTTGATGAAAATGAAAAATATTGTAATGATTGTGGGTTAACACTCATAGCTGATTAA